The Streptomyces halobius genomic interval GTTGATCCGGATCAGATCACCGCCGGACTTGCAGTCCGCCACGGTGATGTGGCCGTCCCCCGAGAGGAGCTTCAGTCCCTTCTCAGCCAGCACCTTGTCCCGGTCCGGATACGAGAAGTCCTCGACCACCGAATCCAGTCCGTCACCGGACGCGCCGGACGCGTGCGCCGCACCGGCCAGCGGGCCGGTGCACCAGAGGGAGACACCGAACGCGGCCGTCAGCGTCATGGCCACTGGCCGCCCGAGCGTGCCGTGCCATCTCATACATGAACTCCCGAATATCTAGAACCACTGATAGAACGTCACGCCCCGAAGGGCCTCGTGACAGATAGGGCCGGGCGCCTGCGAAAAGGGGAGCGCCCGGTTCCGGCCGTACTTCTGAGCCCGCTCACGGGCATCAACTAGGTTGCTTCTGCGGGCGGGTGAGTATCTGACGGCAACCGCGCCGTCGGCAGCAGAACGGTTACGTCTGCGTACGGAGACGCCTTCCACATGCCCCACCCCAAGAACTGGCAACTCGGAAAATCCCTCAAAAAATATGAACTGCCTAAGAAACCTATGAGGAGATCATGAGGATATCTAGATGACAAACAGCATTAAATGGACATATGAGGCATGACTGTTGTGGGGTGACGCACGGTTGTACCGCCGGAGATCTCGATCATGCAACGACCGCAGTTGTAAACGTGCGGTGCGAGAAAGGCTGGGGGCGAGCCGGAGCTGACGGCGGCTCAGCCGACCAGCTGGGCCCCGCAGCCACTCCTCGACCTCGCCCACGTGCGCGGCCGCCGCTCGCGGAGACCAGATTCACCGGCTGGTCCGTGCGGAGGGTGAGGAGCACCAGGTGCGGCAGAGTGCGGTGGGCGAAGGAGTTCTGGTGACCGGTGGGCATGGAGCGGGTGAAGGCATCGACGAACCGGATGACCGTGTCGCACGTGTCCTCGGTGGAACCGAGGTTGTCACGCAGCTGGTGTACGCCGAGGACGGCGTAGCGGTAGAGGGTGGAGGAGTTGAACTCGACGGTGCCGATCATGCCCGCGCCGTGGTCCTCGGTGTTCTCGTCGTCCACCGCGGTGCAGTAGTCGAACTCCGTGCGCACGGCATGGGTGGAGAGGGCATGTGCGACTTGGACAGCGGCGTCCACGTTGAGGGCGGGCAGGTCGGCGACCATGCGGCCGAAGAGCGCGACCTCCGCCGGGTGGCCGGTCGAGAGGGTGGCGACCACCGGGAGCTTGCCGACCTCTGCTTTGAGGTCCGCGTCGGGCAAGGCGGCCAGTTCCGCGGCACGGCCGTTCAGCAGCTTGACGATCTCGTCGAGCTGGCGCTTGCCGAAGAAGAGGAGGTAGGCGGACTGCTCCTCCTTCTTGGACGACTTGGTGATCCCGAGGGGTTCCAGCAGGGTAGCGGTCAGACGGTCGGCCTGGGCGGCTTCAAGTCCCGCACCGCCCTCGGTGACCGGCAGGGTGAGCCGCTCGGAGAGCAGCGCGGCGATCCGCTTGGTCCGCGTCGCGCGGTCGGCCGGCTCGACGGCCTTGGCGAACTCGGTGCGGGTGGCCCGCTTCCACGCCTGGGAGGAGACCCGGGCACGGCGGGCGCCGCCGTAGAGCGCCTGCTTCGGAGTGCCGGAGTCGTCCCGGTTGGCGTTGGACCGGGGGCAGACTCTGCAGGATGTGGACCTCGACGAACAGGGTGGGCTGAGTCACGAACGGGCTCCTCGGTGACATGAGGCGTCGCCCAGCGGCGACACACGTAGCTGGATAAGGCAGGGTGATGCAGCGCCGGACGAGGAAACGGCTGTCCGGCGCCGATGTCAGGAGTTCTTGAATGTGGGCTCGATGCGGAAGTCGCGGTCCCAGCGGTCACGGAAACGGCCCTGGGCGTTCGGCCGCTTGGGGGCGTCCCAGGTCCGAAGAGCGGCGCGCAGAAGGTCGTAGTCGAGTCCGATTTCGGCGCGGGAGAGCAAGGTGACCAAGCCCCGCAAGTGCATCGCGAGCTCGCCGCTGTCGATCGAGGTGAGGAGTGCGCCGAACCGGCGTTCCAGTGCTTCCTCTCCGCTGCCGGTCTTCGCCAGCAGCAGGCGCGCGGCGGTGCCGGGGGTATGGCCGGCGACATGCATCGTCCGTTTGCGGCCCTGCTGGTGGCGCCCGAAGAGGGTGAGTACGGCGTGCTCGGCGATCAGGTCTCGGGGGGCGCCCTGTCCGTCCAGTACCCGGATCCTCTCCGGAGGGTCGTTCCCGCACCCGCGGGGGTAGTTCCTGCCTGGTGTTCCTGGGTGAGTTGGCGGCGCAGTTCGCCGGGGGCGGCGTCCAGGAGCGGTTGAGGCCGGCCTTCTGCCTCACCCGTCTCCCAGGTGCGGCTGACGTGCCGCGCACTGAACGCGTCATCCCCGAGACGTTGAGGTCCTCGATCGCGACCAGTGCGAACCGCGTGGCGAGCTGCTTGGTCACCACGTGCAGCGCTGTATCCCGGCGTACCGCGACCTCGTGATGCAGCTGGCCGACACGCTGTCGCGCCTTGGCCCGGCGAGCCGAAGACCTGACCCGGGGGCACATCGTACGAGCGCACAGGTCGGGCTCCTATGCGACGAGCGCTTCGTCAAGGTCAAGACCGCAGCCCGGGGCGCGGCAGTCCTCGCCGACAACGCCCGCCGCCGCCTCCGCAAGACCCAACCACCTCCGCAAGCGGGTTCCCTGCTTCCCGACGCCGGTCATGCCCGGTCCTCGACATCGACTCACGGTGCGCATCCGCGCGGAGGCGCTCCGCCCCCTCGGACTCCACGCCGACCAGCCCGCCTCGAAGGCCGTCGGCCCGTCCCGGCCGGATTGGTGGTACGCGTCGGCGGCGCGGACCACCGAGTGGCCCGCCCGGAGCGACGGACGTAACCCCGGAGTGACCACGGGTGACCCTCGAGCGAAGGAGATGCCCCCGGACATGAGGACAAGGGGACATGAGGACAAGGGGACATGAGGGCAAGGGCCGGGAAGACATCGCCCCCTCCCCGAGTTAGTAGAAACATGAACCATATCGGCGGGGTGGGCGAGGTCGAGGTCGTGGTGATCGGTGCGGGGCAGGCGGGCCTGGCCGCGGCCTTTCATCTGCGGCGGCTCGGTTACACGCCGGACCGGGATTTCGTCGTCCTCGATCACTCACCGCGGCCCGGCGGTGCCTGGCAGTTCCGATGGCCCACGCTGACGTACGACAAGGTGCACGGCATGCATGCGCTGCCGGGCATGCAGCTGACCGACGCCGATCCGCGGCGCCCGTCGTCCGAGGTGATCGGCGAGTACTTCGCGACCTACGAGCGTACCTTCGGGCTCCGGGTGCACCGGCCGGTCACGCCGGCCGCCCGACTTCCGGGAGGGCCCGTTCGGTGCGGAGCAGGGCCGGGCCGCGGTCGCCCTCGTCGAGCAGCGGGTCCGGGAGGGGCTGCCGCCGCGGAGCGTGGTGAGTGTGACCGGGCTACCGATGACCGAGGCGATCCGGCAGGCCCGCGAGACCGGCGTCCTGACACGGCTGCCGCTCTTCGACCGGGTCACGCCCACCGGCGTGGTGTGGGCGGACGGGCGCGCCGTCGACGCCGACACGATCCTCTACGGGACCGGTTTCCGCGCCGCCATCGACCATCTCGCCCCGCTGAAGCTGCGCGAGCCGGGCGGCGGCATCCGTATGGCGGGTACCCGAGCACTGCGCGACGCGCGGGTGCACCTCGTCGGCTACGGGCCGTCGGCGAGCACCATCGGCGCCAGCCGGGCGGGACGGGCCGCGGTCCGCGAGATCCGTCAACTGCTCGCCGAGGGGGCATCGCACGAAGCAGCAGGGAGCACGGAACCGCGCAGCGAGGAGCTACACATCGTAGGGCCACGGAGCCAGGCATCCAGCGCTCGTAGCACCGATGACCAACCCGACCGAGTCCGCCGAGCCTGGCTGTGACGTCCAACGGTAGTTGGCCGGTCCAAGCCACGGAACCACGGCCGAGGGCCGGTACTCAACCGCACCTGGCCACCTTGGTCCCACCTTGGTCAGGGGTAGTTGGCCGTTCTGGGCCGTGGAATCCGCGCCTCCAGCGAAATGTGGACATGCCGTGACCGCCGGTCGAGGAGAAGGAGCTCGACCGGCGGTCACTTCCGCCAGTGCCTTCCCGGGAACGCCGGGATTTTTGCAGGTGGGTTTGCGGCTGCCACCGGAGCCATCAGGGAACGGGAGGCCTCCAGTGAGGGCGCCTGTGATCAGGCGTTCCCGCGGAGAGACAGGGGGCGCTCAGTCGATGCGGATCGGGTTGGTGCCTGTGGGGCCGTAGCCACACATTGTTGGCGCCATGACGTGTGCTGGGCTGCTCCAGCCGGCGCACCGGTAGCTGGAGTGGCCGTACCAGTCGTGGCCGAACTCGTGTGCGGCGAGCAGTGCTTGGTCGTTGACGCCGCCCATGTACAGCGCGATGCGCCGGCCCTGTCCCCAGTTGCAGCCGACGATCCTGCCGCCCCCGCCGCAGTCGGTGATATAGGTGTCCCGGCATTCCACCGGGGTGTCGTTGTTCGAGGTTTCCTCCAGGTTGGCCCAGGCGGACGCGCCCCGAGCGATGGCCGCGGCGTACGGCCGGCAGGAAGCCGTGAGGTAGTAGCTGCGGTCGGTGGGGACATCCCAGCCGCCCTGAGGGGGTTCTTTGGTCTGCGGCTTCGCTGCCGCGAGTTCGGCCGCCGTTATACCGTGCCCCTCCGCCGCGACATCGACGGCCGCGACAGGCTGAGGTTGGGGGGAGGGGGCGGCTTGGGCGCCAGGTCCCAGCAGCCCGGCGGCCACAGTTACCACTGCTACGAGAACGGATCTCAGGAGCTGCTTTCTTCGCATGCTTCTTCTCCTGTTGTGGGGGGTTGCGCCAACGAAAGTTCGCCGACGACCGCGTCGCTTGGTATGGGCCAACGACGCTGTCCGGTCCCAGAGTTCGCAGAAGTACGGGCGGAGAACAATCCGGGAATCGGTAGGTAGGGGTACGCATGAAATTCGGCGTGGCGGCGTCCGGGGCGGGGCCGGCCCGCGTTCCGTGGTGTGCGGACCGATGGGCTCCAGGGCATCGTCGGCGCCCTGCCGTTCCGGCAGGCGCCGACCGGCTCGGGGGCGACGGACACCTGATGGTTCTCTGCGCCGACCCGTGGCGTCGGCCCGCACGTCGTCCAGCGGGGGATCGACACCTCCACCGTGGAAGGCCGGACGAGGTTCACCCCCGACCTCGATCGTCGGCACCTCGTCCCGAAGAGCCCGCTCCCGTTCCCCGGCACGACCACGCGCCGTGACACGAGCGGGAACCGGCCCGGAGTCGTACATGCCCCACGGGAACTCACCCAGGGGCGGTGGTGTCGCCCCTACTGCCCCGACTGCCCCGGGCTCCCGTTATTCGGTCCGGACCCATTGACTGCATTGGTACACACCAATAGCCTCCGAGCGTGTGATTGTCATGTCACGACGAAGAGGCTCATGAACGACGGGCGGCAGTCGTGCGGACACGCCGCCCGCCCCCTCCGGAGTCGACACTTGAGGGAGTCCCCTGGAGATCCCCCACCGGCAGACGCTTTCCGAGACGGGCCACAACAGCGCTCGCATGCCTGGTCATGCCACTCGCTGCCCTGGCCACTCCGGCGCAGGCGGCCGACGCGACCGCGAGACCGCCATCGCCACCCCGCGTGGGACAGCCAGTCCACCATCAAGGCGATCCGCGCGGCCGTCGGCGACTTCGTGCCATCCATCGGCGGCTGGAGCGGCAACAAGCTCGGCCCCAACTGCTCCACCCCGCAGGCCCTTGCGGGCGCGTACCAGAAAGTCATCGACGCCTACGGCCTCAAGGCGATCGACGTCGACATCGAGAACACCGACGAGTTCGAGAGCCCGATGGTCCAGGACCGCATCCTCGGCGCCCTGAAGATCGTCAAGCAGAACAACCCGGGCATCAGGACGATCCTCACCTTCCCGACGCTCGACACCGGCCCCAACTCCTGGGGGAAGCCGCCTCATCGAGCGGGCCGACGCCCTCCAGGCGGATGTCGACAACTTCACGGTCATGCCGTTCGACTTCGGCGGCCACGCCGACATGTACGGCAGCACCGTGCAAGCCACCGAGGGCCTGAAGGCCAACCTCAAGTCCGTCCACGGCTGGTCCGACGCACAGGCCTACGCCGCGATCGGCATCTCGGGATGAACGGCAACAGCGACACGGGCGAGGTCACCACTCCCCAGACATGGACCCGGATCCGCGACTGGGCCGATTCCACCGCATCGGCCGCTTCGCCTTCTGGTCGGTCGACCGCGACCGCCCCAACTGGGATTTCACCTCCATCACTGCCGGCTTCACCGGCTGACCACCTCGCCCATCCCTCAAGCGACATGACGGCGCTCCCGGACCACATCCGGTCCGGGAGCGCCGTCATGTCCCTCGGGGTCTGACCGCAGGCCCGCCAATGGGCCGTGCCGGCAACGGAACGCCGCGTCCAAGGGACGCTCGATCAGCTCGGTCAGATGCCGCTCGGCCGGGTGCCGTAACGCCGGCACTGTTCGCCTCTACCGGGGCGGCGTGCCACATGCGGGTGACCTCGGCCCGTGAGCTGACGTTGAGCTTGCACAGCACCTTGGCGACATGGTGTTCGACGGTGCGCGGGGAGAGGAACAGCACGTCGGCGATCTCCCGGTTGGTGTGCCCGAGCGCGACCAGCCGGGCGACCTCGCCCTCCCGGGGCGAGAGCTGGTCGCCGTAGCCGCGGCGACCGCGGCGGGACGGCAGCGGGATGTTCTGGCCGCGCAGCACACGGCGGCAGCGGGCGGCGTCGCGGATGGCGCCGAGCTCGGTGAACCGATCCGCTGCCACGGCGAGTTGGCCCGCGGCGCCGCTGTCGCCCGCGGTGAGGCGGCAGCGGGCGGCCGCCTCACCGGCGCGGGCGGCGGAGTAGGGCTGCGGCAGGACAGCGTATGCCCTGCGGGCCGCCTCGAAGGCCGCGGCGGCCTCCTCGGTACGTCCGCGGCCGGCCGCCAGGATGCCGCGACAGGCCGGCAGGGCAGCCGCGGCCAGCGGCGCGTCCCGACCGGCGATGCCCTCGGCCAGTGCGTCCGCAACCTGCTCCGCATCCGGCAGGCGGCCGCTGCGCACCAGCGCTGCCACCGCCATCGGTGCCAGGTCGCCGGCCCAGGACCAGATGCCCTTGCGGCGGATCCTGGCGATGCCGCGCTCGGCCTCGGTCCGTGCCCTGGCCGTCTCACCCCGGGCCTGAAGCAGGCGGGCCATGGCGCCGGAGGCGGTGGCCAGTATCGGCGCCGGTGTGTTCGCGGGGTCGGCGAGGCCGGCGGCCTGAAGTTCTGTGGCGGCCTCGTCCCACTCACCGAGCGTGGAGGCTAGCAGTCCCAGAACGAGGTGGGCGTCGGCCGCGATGCCCGAGACACCCTGCACCACGTCCAGGATGTGCCGGGCCCGCTCTGCCAGGCCCTGCCAGCGGCCCTCGTACCAGTCCAGGCGCAGCGCGGTGCCTTCCACGATACCTTCGAAGAACGCGGCTCCGCACTCGGCGGCCAACTGCCGCGCTTGCCTGCGGAAGCAATGCGCTGCCCGGTAGTGGCCGAGGCAGACGGCGGCGTCCGCGAAGTTGCCGCAGGCGCGTGCGACTTGGCGGCGGTCGGTGCCGGGCCCGGCCGTGCCGATGAGCCGCTCCGCCTGCGCCCAGGCCGTCGGGTCGCCCGAGCACATCGTCAGCGTCAGATGGTTGGCCCGTACGGCGGTGCACACCGACGGGTCGGGCTCCTGGGCCGCCAGCCTCTCGGCCTGCTCGATCCAGCGCTCGTAGACGTGGTACGGGTGGTCGCCCCAGCCGGGCATGGCCAGGGAGGCCATGCCGCGGGCCGCGAGGGCGGGGCGCTCGCGCAGCTCCTCGACCGCCAGTTCGGTGACGATCCGGCCCTCTTCGTACCGGCCGGCCTGGTTGTGGAGCAGCAAACCCAGATTGAGTCGGATCTCGCCGCGTATGCCGTCGGGTATGTGCCGGTCCCGCACGATGCCGCGCAGCAGTGCGGTGGCCCGGCGGTGGGTGAGCCCGACCACCGCGTCCCGGCTGAGCTCGACCGCGATGCGGGCACATTCCAGTCGGCCGAGGCGGCCGTCGGACAGCAGCTCCTCCAGCACTCCCACGGCGAGCGCCGGGTCGCCCGTCTCACGCGCCGAGGAGGCCGCCGCTTCGCCGTAACCCTGCCATTGCGTGAGTTCTCCGGCCTGACGGGCGTGGTACGCGAGCTGCACCAGGGGCTGCGGGTCCTGCGTGGCCAGGGCGCACATCGCCTGCCGGTGCAGCCGGTGCCGGTCGGGGCCCGGCAGGCTCGAGTGGACGGCTTGCTGGGCGAGGGCGTACCGGAATCCGTACCGGTCCTCGCCCCACTCGTGCAGTACGCCGGCCAGCAGCGCCTCCCGTACGGCCGCCGAGACCTCCGCCGCCGCGGGCCCTCCTGCCGTCCCGCGCATGACGGCGGCGATCAGCGCCTCGCTGGCGGGGACGCGGAGCACGCAGGCGGCATGCACGGCGGCCGCGGCCATGGGCGAGAGCACGCTCATACGGTCGGCAATCGCCTCCTGCAGCAGCGTAGGCACCGCCATCGCCTCCAACGCCTCGCGCTCCGCCAGCTGTTCGCGCCGTGCGTCCTCGGGCAGCGCGCGGACGAACTCCTCCACCACGAACGGGATGCCCGCGGTCCGCCGGTGCAACTCGGCGGCGAGGGTCGCGGAGGCCCTCGTCGAGGCACCGGTGAGGGCGGTGAACATCGCGCTCACGGCGTGCACGTCCAGGGGGTCAAGCGGGATGACCACAGCGGTGGTCCCGGGCGGGTGGCGATATGCCCGTCCGAACGGCAGTCCGGTGCCCGGCAGTTCCTCGCGGCGGTAGCTGAGCACCACCGACAGTGCGTCCGGCGGGTCGTCCACGAGGAATCGCAGCAGGTCCCGGGTGCCGTCGTCCGCCCAGTGCAGATCCTCGACGACCATCGCGGTCTCGCCCAGCGCATCGAGCAGCGCGCGCACGGCACGGAACAGCCGGTGCCGGTCGGCCTGCGGATCGTGCAGCGGCTCGGGGGCGGGCGGCAGCTGGTCGGCGAGTTCCGGCAGATACGGGCGCAAGGCGCCGCAGACCGGACTGAGTGCGGCGGGCAGCCCGCCGGCCAGGTGGCGCAGCAGGTCGAAGACCGGCCCGTACGGAAAGGGTTCGCGCAGTGGACGGCAGCTGCCCACAAGGATGCGGCGGCTGCGTACGGAGGGGTGGCGCAGGGCCTCGCGGATCAGCCGGGTCTTGCCGATTCCGGCCTCCCCCTCGACCAGGGCCACCGACGGCGGGTGCGTCACCGCTTCCGCCAGGGAGTGCAACTCGCCCGTCCGGCCGACCAGAACAGGCGATTCCAATGTGTGCAGGAGGGAGACGGTCATGGGTGACTCCGGCCGGTGGGGGGTCCGCGGTGCGCACGAGGGCGGGGTACGGGCGCGTCACCACGGCGACAGCGTGAAGTGTTGCCTGCGGACGTGTCCCTAGCAAGTCCGTGGCAGCGGGCTCGACTGGTTCGGTTGGTTCGGTGGCAGGAGCTGTGCCGTCTGGCGCGGGGCATGAGCCGTACCCGAGCGACCTGTCGGATGAAGCCTGGGAGCTGATCCGGCGACGGCGTCGACCTCGGCCACCGCACCAAACTCGCCTGGAACAGCCCGGAGGAGTGGATCTGGTCGGCAGAGCCGGTCCATGAACCGCTGATCTCCAAGGCGCCCCTCACCCGCGCCCAGGCCAAGCGCCAAGCGCGCAGCACGGACACGCACCGTGAGCGAGAGCCCCGCCCCACCGACCGCAGCTACGTCCTGCGCGGTCTGATCCGCTGCGCCATGTGCCACCGCGAAATGCAAGGCACCTCAACAAGGAGCGGGCACCGCCGAAGCAGTCGACGCCCACGACGAACGGGATGCCGCGGTGCTCGAAGTAGTTGATGGCCGCGAAGCTGTCGGCGAGCCGTCCGGTGTCGGCGAGCACCACCACGACGACAACCAGCAGGCTGAGCGCGGTGAGCGGGACGTCGTTGCGGATCGGGCTGCCGGTGACGCCGAAGTCGAGTACGACGAGAAAGGTCAGGCACGGTGTGGCCGCCATGCCGCCACGTGTCCGATGCACCCCGCAAAAGGGAAGAAGAGGCCGCCAGACGGGGCGGTTCGGATTTCCATCACCAGTTCGGACTTCAAGCGTTTACACGGCCGAAAACGAACGAGAGAACGAATGTTCACTAGAAGGCGTGATCGATACCGGAGGGGCTTTTGCGAGCACACCGCGTCAGGCGATGCTTACGGGGCGCAAGCGGCGGGCTGCAGACCGTGGCGGCGCCCCCGGTCGACATCCCTTGCTGGGCCGGGGAGTTGGTCCCACATCGCATGACTTTCTCAAGGAGAGAAACCGGATGAACATCGTCACCAGCCTGCTTGCCGGAGTCGTCGAATTCCTGGGTTGGCTCGTCTGACGCGTATCGCAGCACAAAGGCGCCGCTCCTCCCCGTCCCGGGAGGGGCGGCGCCTTCCGTGTTCTCCGGCCCGGCTACTTGTCCAGGTTCTCCCGGCTACCTGTCCAGCTTCTGCCGCGCCGTCTCCGGCAGCGTCAGATAGACACAGAACGACACCAGGCACAGCACGGCGACGTACCAGGGGAACAGCCCGGCGTGCCCGGCCTGTTTGAACCACGTGCCGACATACGGGGCGGTACCGCCGAAGAGGGCGACGGTGAGGGAGTACGGGAAGCCGATACCCGCGGCCCGCACCCGCGCCGGGAACACCTCTGCGTTCACGGCCGCGGCGACCGCCGTGTATCCGGTCAGCAGCACCATGCCCGCGCACTGCACCAGCAGCAGCGAAACAAATGCGTCGGTGACCAGGTGCAGCAGCGGCACCACCAGCACGGCGAAGCCCAGCGCGAAGCCGAGCAGCAGCGGCTTGCGGCCGATACGGTCCGAGAGCATGCCGCCCAGCGGCTGAAGCAGGGCGAAGAAGGCGAGCGAGAGGGTGCCGACGATGAGCGAATCGCCCTTGTCGAACCCCACGTTGACCTGCGCGAAAGTGGGCAGGTAGGTGGTCCATGTGTAGTAGGCGAGGGTGCCGCCCGCCGTGATGCCGCAGATCAGCAGGGACTGGCGGGGGTAGCGGCGCAACGCCTCGAAGAGGCCGGGGCGCGCGGCCGCCTGCTGCTCGTTGCTGCGCGTTTCCTGCGCACCTCGCCGGACCCACAGCCCGACCAGGCTCAGCAGCGCCCCCACCAGGAACGTCACCCGCCAACCCCACTCCCCCATCTGGCCGTCGCTGAGCAGCGCCGCGAGCAGCGCCGCCGTCCCGGAGGCCAGCAGCTGGCCGATGGTCGTCGAGACGTACTGGAAGCTGGAGTACAGCCCACGCCGGCCGGGGCCCGCCGATTCGACGAGGAACGTCGTGGACGCCGCGAACTCGCCGCCCACCGAAAGGCCCTGCACCAGGCGGGCGATGACCAGCACGAGCGGGGCCAGCACTCCGGCGGTGGCATAGGTGGGGGTGAGCGCGACGAGCAGACTGCCCGCGCCCATCAGCAGGATGGTGAGGGTCAGCGCGGCGCGGCGGCCGCGCCGGTCCGCGATCGCGCCCATCAGCAAACCGCCGACCGGCCGCATGAAGAAGCCCACCGCGAAGACCGCGAAGGAGGACAGCAGCGGCACCATGGAGTTGCCGGTGCCCTTGGGGAAGACCTGGTCGGCGAAGTAGACCGCCAGGAACGAGTACGCGTACCAGTCGTACCACTCCACGGCGTTGCCGACCGAGGCGGCGGCCAGCTGCCGCAGTCGCGATGCCGGCCGGGCGCCGTCGGGCAGCCGGTCCGGTCCGGCCAGGGGTTCCGCACTCGACATGGTCCTCCGCTCCGGTTCTTCTCCTGGGCCTGCTGCTGGGGCAGGATGATCCAACAGGTGATCATGACCCGGTGAGGTGGCCGGCCGCCAGGGGGTGTCGTCAGACTCCTCCTGGGTCCCGCGGTGGCCGAAAGGAGATGGCAACGTGCGTGTAGCACTGTTCGTCACCTGCATCAATGACGCGCTGAGGCCACGGACGGGGCGGGCGGTGGTCACCCTCCTGGAACGGCTCGGGGTGGCGGTCGACTTTCCCGCGGAGCAGACCTGCTGTGGTCAGCCGCAGTTCAACACCGGCTACCGGCATGCGACCGAGCCGCTGGTGCGCCGCTTCGACCGGGCGTTCCGGGACTACGAATATGTGGTGACCCCGTCCGGATCGTGCACGGCGATGGTGCGTGACAACTACCCGCGGATCGGGGCGAAGGCGGCGGCGGAGGGGCGCGGCCCGGAGCTCACGGGCATCGCGGCGGCCGCGGTGCCGAAGACGTACGAGCTGACCGAGTTTCTGGTGGATGTGCTGAAGGTGACCGATGTCGGGGCGTACTACCCGCACACCGTCACCTATCACCCGACCTGTCATGGTCTGCGGATGCTGGGGCTGGGCGACCGTCCCCGGCGGCTTCTGGAGCAGGTCGAGGGCCTGGAGCTGCGTGAGCTGCCCGGCGCCGAGGAGTGCTGCGGTTTCGGCGGCACCTTCGCGGTGAAGAACCCGGCGGTCTCGGCGGCGATGGGCGCCGACAAGGTCCGCAATGTGACGGCGACCGGCGCCGAGGCGGTCTGCACCGTCGACAACTCCTGTCTGCTGCACATCGGCGGCTCCCTCTCCCGGCAGGGCTCGCCGGTCCGCCCGGTCCATATCGCCGAGATCCTGGCCAGTACGGAGGCAGACGCGCAAGCACCTGTGGAAGCCGACACGAAAGCCCCTGCGGCATCCGGTACGGAAGGGAGCCCCCGGTGAGCGTCACGTATCTGGGCATGCCCGCGTTCCCCGAGGCCGCGGCCGCCTCCACCCGTGACCCCCGGCTGCGTGCCAATCTCACCCACGCCACCCACACCATCCGCGACAAACGGGCCAAGGCCGTCACCGAGTTGGCCGACTGGGGTCGGCTGCGGGCCGCCGGCGCCGCCGTCAAGGACCGTACGCTGCGCCATCTCGACCACTACCTGGAGCAGTTGGAGGCCGCGGTCACCGACGCGGGCGGGCAGGTCCATTGGGCGGCGGACGCCGTCGAGGCCAACCGGATCGTCACCCGGCTGGTGCGGGCGACCGGCGAGACGGAGGTCGTCAAGGTCAAGTCGATGGCGACGCAGGAGATCGGACTGAACGAGGCGCTGGCCGAGGCCGGGATCCATGCGTATGAGACGGATCTCGCCGAGCTGATCGTGCAGCTCGGCGACGATCTGCCGTCGCACATCCTGGTGCCGGCGATCCACCGCGACCGCGCCGAGATCCGGGACATCTTCCGCCGGGAGATGGGGCATTGGGGCCGTCCGGCGCCCGAGGGACTGTCCGACTCCCCCGCCGAGCTGGCCGAGGCCGCCCGGCTGCATCTGCGGGAGAAGTTCCTGTCCGCCAAGGTCGGGATCTCCGGCGCCAACTTCATGGTCGCCGAGTCCGGCACGCTGGTCGTCGTCGAGTCCGAGGGCAACGGCCGGATGTGCCTGACCCTGCCCGAGACCCTGATCTCCGTCGTCGGCATCG includes:
- a CDS encoding lactate utilization protein B, whose product is MSVTYLGMPAFPEAAAASTRDPRLRANLTHATHTIRDKRAKAVTELADWGRLRAAGAAVKDRTLRHLDHYLEQLEAAVTDAGGQVHWAADAVEANRIVTRLVRATGETEVVKVKSMATQEIGLNEALAEAGIHAYETDLAELIVQLGDDLPSHILVPAIHRDRAEIRDIFRREMGHWGRPAPEGLSDSPAELAEAARLHLREKFLSAKVGISGANFMVAESGTLVVVESEGNGRMCLTLPETLISVVGIEKVVPTWRDLEVFLQLLPRSSTAERMNPYTSTWTGTTDGDGPRTFHLVLLDNGRTDTLADTVGRQALRCIRCSACLNVCPVYERAGGHAYGSPYPGPIGAILTPQLRGVEGSLEASLPYASSLCGACYEVCPVAIDIPEVLVHLRERVVEGGPVTRGGVRTVLKSAKGHAAERAAMRAAGWVFGHPRALRAGMRLTSRTRRLHPRRLPGPGRAWSDTRDLPAVPAESFRDWWRRTRGTSSGSKQRGDGE